The Arachis hypogaea cultivar Tifrunner chromosome 14, arahy.Tifrunner.gnm2.J5K5, whole genome shotgun sequence DNA window ATATCGGGTTCTTCACTTCTTTATACAGTCTTATGACGTACATCACAGCAAAAAATAGTTAATTCTAGGCCAGTTTGACTAAActtcttaaataagttcttttgaaaaaaggAGCTTAAAATATAAgaacttttattaataacaacttttaaataagttattttgtgtttgaaaagttattataaaagtctttattttaaagttgtacaTTAAATAGGAgtgataaaatagcttttaaaaataagaaaagtcacattttttaacttcttcaaaagctcttaaataactttttaaaaagttaaaaatttatctaaaaaattatatataccaAACACTATTGATgtaactttttataagtcaaaagaaaaaaaaatagctttTGGAGTTTTCCAATCAGACCCTTAATtggttatttttggattttattttgtatatataataactgtaaaaattaaatttatacatataagaaggagaaagtaaaaagaaaaatgtttgacaaataaaattttcaaaaataactcatGCAAGAGTTATTTAATATGGGTAATTACTAATGAACATGAGCAAAAATATAGTAACACATCATCATGCCTTCAGTgtgtgaaaaagcaaaaaaaaaaaagaaattggcGTCGCCCGGACTCGAACCGGAGACCTTCAGTGTGTTAGACTGACGTGATAACCAACTACACCACGACACCATTTGATGTTGTTTACAAATActtataaaatagaaataaatattataatgcATCCATGAATTGAATATATCAATGTGCCTCTGGCCTTTGGAACCCTGAAAAGTGAAAACGGAAATCCCCTAAAATATTAAAACAGCTCATTCTGCCGTCGCACATTGCAGTTGCGCCAACACCCCACGCCACTGCCTCTCACAATTAAggtctctctctccctccctctctcgTTGGGTTTTAGTGTATCTGTAATTTTTGAAGCCATGATTTCTAAGCATATTTTATAGAGTATTTAGTGGGATTGACCGTTTGAAAATCATGCTTTTGTAATTTTCTCATTACGAAGATGTTTATATTGTCATCATAATAAACATATTAACcttctttaataattttaatttatgaaagaaaaataagcaGACAAAAAATAGAATAGAAGTTACCGTTTGCCTTTGTGTTTGATGGAAacagaatcaaattcatgatattCCCCACAAAACACAGATTTGATGTGATATCTTGTGGAACTCATTATCTACTGTACATTGATTTCATAGGAAATTATTGTATTTAAAGGTATTATGTTGCTGCTGTATCAAATTTCCAAAGTGTGCTTCTTGAGTTAGGGTCTTTGAGGGAAATAAAGGATCTGAAGATAAAATAGACTTTACCAAATATATGCATTATTTCACCTTTCAATCATCTAATTACAATCATTTTTTTGGATTATCATTCACACGGTAGGTGTAAAAGATAGTTGTTTTTTATTAACGTGACGAGATATAATTAAATGCAAGTGTGAATCTGTTTTATATTTCATTAAAatcaaattcttatttttaattgttgAAGAGGAGGGAAAAAAACTGAAGTAAATGGTTTCGTTGTGTTTAGAGTAAGGAATGGGGGACAAGAAGAAGAAGGCTCAAATGTTTGTAAAACTAGTGTCTGCTGCTGGGACTGGATTTTTCTATGTGAAGAGGAAGCCAAGGCAGTTCACAGAGAAGCTCGAGTTTCGCAAGTACGATCCAAGGGTTAACCGCCATGTTCTCTTTACAGAGGCTAAGATGAAGTGATACACCACCTTTCAGTTTCATTTCGATGATCATGGCTCCATTCTTGTAGCTGGAACAATTTAGTACTGTTTTCTTTGATACAGTGAGTTTGAATCATGCCAATCTGTGTGTTTTACTTCTCTGCCTTGTGTACATTTTCCTTAACTTTTTGAAGGTCTAGATTTGGTATTATCTTCTAGTTTGATGTTTGAATATTGTTCAATGGTGATGGATTTATTCTCCCATTTTCTTTAAGAAGACAAACATGTAAAACCAGAGAATCTAGTGCTACTTCTATGCAGTTCTTGTGGATTTTGAACACAAATAGCACTGAGTATACTGTGCAAAGAAAATGAATGATTTGCTTACCGGAATAGTTAAATTTTCTTACTGAATTCGTTAATAACTGTAACGTTGTACTTAATAGTTAATACTTACCTATCAGCATATTCAAGTTAACTATGTCTGCTTTACATTTGTTTTAGGTTACTGTGGTACTTTGTGCCAAATTGTTTTCTTTGTCCTTGATAGTCCAATATTGTGATTGCAAATTTCAATTTAGTTTTGACGGCTTGACGCTAATCACTATTGTGTTAAAGGTGATGTCGTTCCGAAGTATCTAAACATGATAAGAAACCAAGCAGAAGTTGGATTAAAATgtgtaattttcatttttttttaaaaactaatagggGTGCCTAGTATTGAATTGAGTTAGAGTAATAGAATGGAATTTTTAGTCAAATTTGTGTttcacaaattttaattatcaaatgacttttattttttatttgttagacAAATTAATTGTTACGTCAAGTTTCTTTTATTACATGCTCATACATTTAATCAAATTCTCCTCTAAACAAGTAAGTTTTGTCAACTTGTAACAGAAGACTTAGAACAAGAAAATTGATTtggttaataaaataaatagtgatGCCttatttggtaattaaaatttatagaaaattaaaatgCCCAAACAAAATTCATTAAAGAGTGAGATTTGGCGTATTACTCGAGTTTATTTATCAAGTACTAGATTAATAAGATGAGTGTAAATTGGTAAACAATAAATAAAGTGCAATGTTGTGCATAAACAGACAAAATACAACACATTAATAATCGTTAACCTTGGCAGTTGGCATGATAAATAATTGACTTGGTGTATCCATTCTTCATCTTATCTGTCGGTAtaaaattttcttcttattttccccACAAATAATACGATCACAAGAAACGAATACATAACCTTTTAAAAACATGTACAATTGTACATACATGGTTGAAAACGGatgaaaaataaacttaaaaacaattgaaaacggtatttatattaaaaatcgaGAAATCACTAACAAGAAGTCAGGATGGCCGAGTGGTCTAAGGCGCCAGACTCAAGTTCTGGTCTTCGAAAGAGGGCGTGGGTTCAAATCCCACTTCTGACATATTTTAACACCTCctcaatttttttagtctatGGATATATTGGGCTTAAACTTATCCATTTTTACTTAATATTACTCTACGATCTGTTAAATTGGACTTAATTTTAGCCCAGATTTGCACAGAGCAAGCAATAGGATGTCGTTGAAAAGACCCAAAAAATCCACgaccgaaaaaaaaaagaaaagaccaAAAAATAAGAGTCAAGGTTGACAACCTGATATTGTTCCGTCCAAAACTATTAGAAGAGACTTCTgtctaaatacatatattattagtatttagtaaTTAGTAATATTGTTAACAGATGTTTCTCAACAACGTAAAATGGTAGCTGAGTTTTTAGCAAGGTAGCTGCCAATATAGAATCAGGAGATCGTAACCTCGCTAGAAGCATTAATGGTTAATCTAATCCACCTTGTATATGGGATGTGTTGACAGGTTTGAGCTAGAAGAATTACCtatactaaaaattataaaataattatcgtCGATTAAAAAAATGCTCAAGGGACAAATGGAATTTAGAAATAACACTTTAAATCACATCTTGTAACATAAATATTTATGATCAATTTTTTTAAACGGACACTTGCTCCTCGAAAAAAGAATGGGAAAAAAGCACATTCTAAAGATAAAGAATCAACGAGTATTAAAGTTATTTATTGCCATATTAAAGTTATTTATTGCCAAAAGAAAATACGCTTAATATACTTTGGCTTGGTTTACAATAAAATC harbors:
- the LOC112743944 gene encoding uncharacterized protein gives rise to the protein MGDKKKKAQMFVKLVSAAGTGFFYVKRKPRQFTEKLEFRKYDPRVNRHVLFTEAKMK